GTGCGGTGTGCGCGGACGTCCACGCCTCGCTGGAGGAGATCCGGGGCCTGCTGGGCACGCTGCCGGGGCCCCCACGGATGCCGGCCGATGTCGCGGGCCGGATCGATGCCGCGCTGGCTGCGGAGGCGCTGCTGAACGCCTCGTCGCCCGAGCCGGGCGAGCTGCCCGAACCGTCCGGGGAGGGCGCGGAGGAGAGCGAGGAGAGCGGCGCGGGTGAGCCGGCGGCTGCTCACCCAGCCGCTTCGCACGCGACCGGCGCGGGTACGCATGTTTCACGTGAAACATCGGCCACCGCCGACCGCCCGGCCGGGCGAGCGCGTGTCTCCTCCACCGGCCCGGGCCGCAAGCAACGTCCGGGTCGCAGGCTCGGCGGCCGCCGCCGAGCTGCCGTGCTGGGCGCTGTCCTCTCGGCCGCCGCCCTGGGACTGGGCTCCGTGCTGTGGATGTCACTGGGCGGTACGCAGACGAACACGCCGGCCCAGGAGCGGCGGAACACCGCCGCGGACACCTTCTCCGAGGGGCGGCTGGAAGCGCA
Above is a genomic segment from Streptomyces glaucescens containing:
- a CDS encoding membrane protein is translated as MTSTTDTAGHPDVTEISDFTEGLLPQARSTDVRRHLDECAVCADVHASLEEIRGLLGTLPGPPRMPADVAGRIDAALAAEALLNASSPEPGELPEPSGEGAEESEESGAGEPAAAHPAASHATGAGTHVSRETSATADRPAGRARVSSTGPGRKQRPGRRLGGRRRAAVLGAVLSAAALGLGSVLWMSLGGTQTNTPAQERRNTAADTFSEGRLEAQVGDLLAQEPHTRKGSRTPGGGVESAPGSDGPRVLQQPAVEVPECVQRGIGRDEQALATEKGVYEGTEVLLVVLPETSDPARVTAYIVQSTCVEQPSAGAAKVLLKRTYGR